From the Hordeum vulgare subsp. vulgare chromosome 1H, MorexV3_pseudomolecules_assembly, whole genome shotgun sequence genome, the window catacctgtttagctttcaaagagccatattactttgtcttctcctttgtgtttgcttgcagattccagctttagtccaatgcacgagcactcttattattgttcacatcgttcggtcgtgcaagtgaaaggcaataatgacgatatatgatgaagtgactgagcctggaaaagctggtatgaactcaatctattttgtttttgtaaatatgactagctcttcaTGCCTGATtccgctttgttgtgagagaaacatgtttgcaatgacaacttagagatcatagttgctcatgccatgcttacttagctaggagcttataatggtctgtcttggttgccaacatgaatgttgagatgactatgatgtagtatgataggatggtatcctcctttgaatgattcaagtgacttgacttggcgcatgttcacgcatgtagttgaaacaaaatcaacatagcctctatgatgttcatgtgcatggtgatttatgtcctactcatgcttgcactcaatgttagttaatctcagtgcattttgatgactgttgttgctctctagttggtcgcttcccagtcttttgctagccttcacttgtactaagcgagaatactgcttgtgcatccacctccataaacccaaagttgttccatatgagtccaccatacctacctatgtgcggtatctacgagccgttccaagtaaatttgcatgtgccactctctaaatcttcaagaaacaatctgttttgcatgcccgaaccgctcatgtagtgtcagggggctattggtatcttccatgctaggtgtgttatcctcgatatgtgtttatccactatcattcacgagaaaggggccggtaattggaattcccagttccatactcaaatcgaaaagataattgcaaacaaaactcccccaggattgatgttggtatggacggtacccgaggattcagctagccgtggagtgtgattgattggtggtggggagtcaaaactttacttttctgtttgggaaccgcctatagcatgtgtggcgtggaatatgttgagaactcttagtcattgcgttgacaatgaaagcatgccacccaaaattattatcccttttttcaaagcttgagctctggcacctctgcaaatcaatgcttccctctgtgaagggcctgtctatttatgttcctgttgagtcatcctcctcttgcaaaagcaccaattagagagcacctctgtcatttttatgatttgtttttaactgtattgagtatgactgtgactggatcttctttgccatgaattacaatgtttagtcagcccttggtctttgaaggtgctctgcatttatgttttgcggtctcagaaagagctagcgagataccatctattcatacttcTTCAtgttgctttgattgaagtgttgacatttgaggcttattattatttgcttgctagttgattatgccattgatatgagtttaccgtgagacctagatgtcatttgcttatttgGTTtgcttgatcttgctgaaactctggatatgagttagacatagttgcaacaacaagatcaaacagagttcgtcaaagtttttcttttgtctctttcagtttgtcaactgaattgcttgagcacaagcaaggctttaagcttgggggagttgatatgtccccgtcgtatctacttttccgaactcttttgcccttgttttggactctaatttgcatgatttgaatggaactaacccggactgacaatgtttttagcaaaattgccatggtgttgtttttgtgcagaaataaaagttctcggaatgtcctgaaaatttacggagaatttttctggaataaaagaaaaatacctacgcaaagatctactagagggggcgtgccagtgggccacaagctcctgggccgcgaccaccccctaggccgcgccgtgagttcttgtggggcccatgtggaaccaccgcccccaaactcagctctatatcttccgtctcgcccggaaaaaaaatcagagagaatgtttcaacgcgttttacgatacggaggcgccgccacctcctgttcttcatctggagggcagatctagagtccgttcggggctccggagaggggagatcgtcgccatcgtcatcatcaaccttcctccatcgacaattccatgatgctcttcatcgttcgtgagtaatctcatcataggttttctgcacggtgatgagttggatgagatctatcatgtaatcgagttagttttgacggggattgatccctactatccactatgttctagattgatgttgctactactttgccttgcttaatgcttgtcactagggaccgagtgccatgatttcagatctgaacctattatgttgtcgccaatatatgtgtgttttagatcctatcttgcaagttgtagtcacctactatgtgttatgacccggcaaccccggagtaacaatagccggaaccactcctagagatgaccatagtatgaggagttcatttattcaccgcgtgttaatgcgttggtctggttctttattaaaaggagaaccttaatatcccgtagtttccattaggaacctgctgccacgggagggatggacaatagatgtcatgcaagttcttttccctaagcacgcatgactatatacggaatacatgcctacattagattgacaaacgggagctagttacatatctctccgtgttatagctgttacatgatgaatcacatccgtcatactcatccattaccgatccactgcctacgagtcttttactactagtccttgctacttttctttgtcgaggcttgtcccttgctacaaaagggattgggccactttgctactactgctgctgctgctgctgttactctgctgctattgctgttccttgctacttcgccgtTACGTGTTGCAAgaaccttttccgacaccgttgccggggaagaatagttctccgtccacgtgcaatttactggcgccattgatacaacacttaggaatagtctgtcgtcaacatatCTTTttgtgacaccgttgctatcatactactttgctactgatactttgcttgcagacactaatctttcaggtgtggttgaatctcacaaactcagctgctaatacttgagatcattctttcgcttccccttgaggcgaatcaacaaatttgggttgaataatctaccgtcgaaaactgttgcgatcccctacacttgtgggttatcacctatcatggcatttccataggcactctgagatatattgccatgcaaatgtcatcgtcacttcacatgactagttcgtacatcatcataatgctttgcatgatcatataaagtTGACATAAGCCAGCATTCATCATGTTTTTgacacatgtcatgctagatctttgcacatcctcgtacaatactagaggccaccatacctacctatcatggaatttccatagccattccgagatatattgccatccaaATGACATCGCTACTTCAcacgactagttcgttcatcatcataatgcttttcaTGATcaaatagagctgacatagtatttgtggcaaagacacCATTCATCATGTTTTTTATACATATCATGCTAGATCTtcgcacatcctcgtacactactAGAGGCATTCATTCAGGATCATATCGTCTTATCATTTTTCATGATGAGTTGTACGTAAATAAAAGTgggatggtcatcattattagagcgttGACCCACtaagaaaataaaaatgggggaggccaaatgatcctaccataataataataaaatgagagaaaaagagagaaggggctttGCTACTATCGTCTACAACACTTGTGCcttaaagtggcaccttgttcttcatatagagagtctcatgttatatcattcatatgccagTGGGAATTACTTTTTCATTAGCTTGGCATGTATATTTCGAAGACGTGCGTCCACAAATGCctgaggtattcatgagcaagcaagttcgatgcacaccctAGTTAGCTTCACTGGAGctgtcatacacttatagctcttgtgcatcgttTACAAGGCAATCCCTACTgctcgcatcgatatctatcgacggaCATCTCGACAGcttgttgatacacctagttgatgtgagtctatcttctccacttttacatctttgaacctaccaccatattctatttcacctttatgctatgcccaatggttcacgctcatgtatagcgcgaagaataaaaagttgacacGTATTGAAAAAGTACAACCCAATTGCCTCACTtcaacaccgtggtgcttgacatttgtattaatgcggtgaatatggagccatgtgttgctaatataataaagatggatgtggGCTAAAACAAttgttgaggatcgtatactttgaaagattaatgatttgcttcttatacctataagtattgctatgttaatgtttgttaattcatctttTGTCAATTAATGAGCatgcatgcataaggttacatcatggatagcatgtcacatcaaaaaaatcTAATTTAATCAttaacctactcgaggacgagtaggaattaagcttggcgatgcttgatacgtctccaacgtatctataattttttattgttccatgatgatatattatcattctagaatacttttggggtatttagttatcatttatatatttttttagcaCCAACCTGTTGACccaatgcccagtgccagttgctgctttctgcgtgtttttcactttgcaggttttccataccaaacgaggtccaattgccctgaaacattttgatgattttttctggaccaaaacaagaccaaCAAGCATGCGAAGAAAGCTGGAGTCCTCACGAGGGGACCATAAGCTAACAGGGTGCGGTCTTAGGGGCACCCTGATaggttgtgcctccctcgtggccctcacaACTCCGttatttggcttataaattctcatctaccctaaaaaacacagggagtcccgaaacactttttatgctgtcgcaagtctctgttcggatggaggccatctggagctctcaCTACAAgagatatgctcatacatgacgttttttaagatgtcgttgatgaattcatcataaatctatgatgatttcatccgagattgtagtaaaccgtttgaggtgatcaaatctacatacaaattatgacgatgtgagtcaaaaacgtcgtaaccgcataagatgagatcatcATAACTTTTATGATGATtaaaaaaatgtcgtaacatgttctaactatgttgacatgtcactcgtgggtccattctatccgatctcatcctagtttgtgaagcgacctactattctatcatttcaaaaaaatttgagaaaatctcataaatactttggatcatatatgaaGAAAAATGTGGTCCACATCCATAAAATGTAATCTAACTCTTGTAAAATTTGTGTGATGCCCTTTTGCAAAGTATTTTTGATAGATGTTTCATAAAATTCCTCTATTTTTACTACTtgaaaactattttaaatcaatgatttttcgaaccaatcagaactcttcccacggatcgatgacatggcacccatccatccatccatttatctcaccatctcacatccatccatccatgtatctacaggaaaaaaaatgaaaaaaaaaccccacccgcagcccaaaccctagctcagatcCCATCGACCCCTCCCCCCATCACACCATTCCTCCCTCGTCCGCATCCcctttccgccaccacctcctccaacCGTCCCCGCCCCCCTCTTGATCCAgtcctccctcgtccccatctcctcaTCGCCGCCACCTCTTCCTCGTCCCCGCCTCCCTCCTGATCTAGTCCTCCCTCGTCCACATCTCCTTGCAGCGCGGCATGCAAGAACACAACgcatcatctctctccctctctgtgtGTCACACACGCGAGTCGCCAAGAAGAGAAGTCCCAAACTTTCTCCTCTCGATCGATCTGTCCTCCTCATCATCCGTCCGTCCGTCGCCACCAGAGTTCCTTTCTCCCCAGATTTTCCGCCCCCTCCATCCCCTCCCCCAATCGATTATTCGGATCCCGTCGGCCGGAGGACCCCAACCCCTGCCCTATCCACCCCATGGCGGCCAACACTGGCGCCGGCATCGGCGGCAGCAAGATCCGCAACGCCAAGCTGGTGAGCACCCCCCCGCCCCTTTCCCTCCGGCCTCCGCCCCGTTCCCGTCGTTTCCTCCGGCGGCAGGCTGGATTTtgtattcttattttattttatctctgGTCCACGCATTTGGGTGGTAGTAGCCCTGTTGCAATTCGCTCCTCCTGCTCCGTGCCCTCGATCCGATCAAGGACCTGTGTTGTGTTTTCCGATGTATGCTCATGTGGTGTTGGATCGATGGCTAGGTACTTCTAGGGGACGTGGGGAAGTCCAACCTGGTGCTCCGCTTCGTCAAGGGCCAGCTCGTCGAGTTCCAGGCCACCTCCCTcgcccttcccttcccttccttCACATGCCCCAGGCTGTGCTGCCAACTGGCCATCACCTGTCTGTTTGTGTGTGCTGATTTTGTTTTGCTGGTGCGTTTGGCCGGCCGCAGGAATCCACCATCTGAGCCGCCTTCTTCTCACAGACCCTAGCGGTCAACGACGAGACGGTCAAGTTCAAAATCTGGGACACGTCCGGTCAGGAGAGGTACCACAGCCTGGCGCCCATGTACTAccgcggcgccgccgccgccatcgtcgTCTACTACATCACCAACTTGGTCGGTTAGTATGAGCAGAGTCTCTAATGGCTTGCTTGAACTGAGTATCTTGATTCGGTAGTACAACTGCAACCACAACCATGATTAATAGGAATAAATAATTGGTAGTTCTTGAAAAGAATTTCCCATGCTCCTTGTGTGAAATCAAGTCGCCAACTGTGATCTTGAAGATAAACTGGAAACACCTTTAGGTATATATAAAATCTTGCTCTGACATAATACTAACATCATTGACATGAAATGTTTGAGCTTCATCAAAAACCATATTGCGGTAACCTTGTCAACTTCAGGGTGAGTTGTGCCCGTGTCAAGTTTGGTGTACAAACCTATTAGGTAGTTGAAACTTCTTTATCCAATCATTACCAGTTGCACTCATTACCCTGCTCTGTTCAACACAGCCATACCTGTTTGTCCCCGCCCGCTTCTGATGCGGTGGCCGTCGAGGGCAAACCCATGGTGCTCGTGGCCGAGAAGTTGGGTTTCGTGCTCGTCGTGCGGTCGGGCACCAATGTCGGCCGCGACGTCTTCGAGGCCTCTGACGGCCATCTCCACATCGTCGGCCGGGTGGGGGCCGGGATCGGCAACGGCTACCTCATTGTCCTCAAATCTTGCTAGGCTGCTTCGCTCTCTTTCTTTGCCTTTCGCAGGTCCTTCTTTGTGTCGCTACTGTCAGTTGTGGCCTTACTGCTTGGAAGAAAGGATCAGGGGCTTTTGCTGCATGAAGGAGGGCCGTATTTGGGGTGTACTGGGTAAACAATTGTTCTCCATCTCTAGTACATCTGTTCAGCCAAGTGAATTTGATCCCATCACTCACTCATTTCTGTTTCACTTGGTGTTCATATGTGAACTTGTGAATTGATACAATATTTCCATTGCAGTCATGTTGCTTTTGATGAGCTAATTCAGTACATCAATCGGCCGTTTACAGTAATGAGTCACACAATGGCCTGATAGATGTTTACAGTAATGAGTGGACAATGGCCTAATAGAGGTTTCTCTGTTACGCATGGGTAAGTGTTGTCCAACTTTCTATCAAAGGTTATTGCTGTCTACATTCATATTCGTAtgcttttatttttagtttattGTTAGCCATAATTCACAACCTGAGGTGGTCACCTTTGATCTAATACCTGTGAGTCTTCTATACATCATCCTATTCGTGCTAAAACACACTCAGGTTACAACCGAACAAATGGGCTTCTGGTATGGTCTAAACATTATTAGAATAAAATTTTGGCCGTATCTACTAACATGGAGCGATCGTATAAAAAGAAGAGATTAATGAATCTTATTGCTGTGAGAGAATGCTTCACTATGTAATGTATCTTTTAAAACATTGCATTTTGCTGAGGCTGAATCCTAAAACTGTCTGGACTAGCACCCAGCCTCACGCCACCACCACAAATACTCTAAAATTCAAAGGGAAGTCAGGTACTCTGATCTCATTGTTTTAAGGTTCATGAATACGAATTCATACTGAGTTGAATTCATACTGACAGATTACATATTTCACCAAGTTTATCAGTAACATTAAAAATCTAGTACTACCAAATATTCTGAATAGGCGTTCATACAGTATCTGTGAAAAATTCTGGATTCCCACCTTCCAAAATGATGGGGAAATTTCAGGCACAATATACAGTTAGAACTCTCATGTTGCCGTCACGGAAATACTAGCAACAGTCTTTACAATCCTGTAAAGCATCATAATATCTAAATCTGTTTGGTTTGCTTTCTTGACTTGATAGGACCGTGATTTGGTGGTCGAGCCTATGTCAACTACTAGTTCCACTCAGCCGAGCAGGCCATACATAAGGTCTTCACCTTCAGCATCCAGTGAGAATATCAGGGCTCGCAATTCAGGTAAAACATACTTCACTTTTACTAGCCATATAAGATCCAACGATTTCATGGACTGTGTTTGACACCTGAGTTCAATCATATCAATATCATGTGTGTAGGTTCTAGTTCCAGATCAGCTGCCCCGCCACCAGCAGCACCACAAGCCGGGGCTGCAAATCCTTTACGTTTCGATGCACGGACTATACATTTCTCTGTAAATGCCTGGGTAAGGAAGAAGACACCTTTCTCTTCACTGTATGAATGCGTAATTGTGTAATATTTGCTAAAAGGAGCAAATTCATTGGTTCTGATTTCTCCTACAATTACGACGGTCCTTGTGGACAGCCTAGTTTGCTCCTACAATTACGGCGGTCCTTGTGGACAGCCTAGTTTGCTCCTACAATTACGACGGCCCTTGTGGACACCCTAGTTTGCTCCTACAATTACGGCGATCCTTGCAGACAACCTGACATGGCATCTCCCTTTTTAGTCTTCTCCTTATCAACACCTTCATTCTGCATTGGAAAATCATCTCTTATATATAAATGCTATCACAATGGATTCTTTACATCACTTGTGCATGTTACCCTTGTTCTTACCTTTATCTCTTGCTTGTTGGTGCACTGTAGTTGAACATGACATGCTCAAACTTTTCCATCTGATCAGGTATTGCTTGTTGTTGGTCTGGGAATGCTTCCGATCTTGCCAAAACATCTTGCAGACAGAGCTTGCAAGCTTTCATTGCTGGGAACAATCCTCTCCTCAGGATACTCTTTATATAGTACTTATGGGGTAAAATACCTTCCTACCTAAACCTTGAATGCTCCatcctatttttgttgtgtttctCGCCCTGATGACCCAGTTGATCTAATTCACTTTTTTTCCTGTTGTGCATGAAGAAACCAAGAGAATTGAACATGCTTGCAATTCAGAGTTGGTTGCAGTCAGTACTCGGAGCCAAGGATTTTATCCATTTAATGTTCTCTCTGTTGCTCGTCACATCTCAGCTGCACTTAAAGAGTAATATATAGATTTTCTCTTGCAAGTTCATGATTCTGATATCTGTTTTCTGAAACTTCCATATGTATGTTTTAGAAGTTCtgatcttctttttttatttcacaGTTGCTGCCCTACCCATGTTCTGCTGGGCGCTTTATCATGTTGCCAGATTCCTAAGGCGTAACTTTTCCCGCTCGTCTTTCTATAGGTAGTTATCTGTCGAACTATCTCTGAATTTCATTTGTGTCGTTTGCGGCGCAATCAGTCTCCACTGCCCTATAGTTATCTGTCGAATTATCTCTGAATTTCTGTGATGTTGTTTAGGGGATACTTGGAAGAGCCTTGCCTTTGGGTGGAGACAAACAACACCACGCTCAGCCTTCTTAGCTCAAGTGCCGAACTTGCCTTGGGGTTTCTTCTAATCATATCGTTGTTCTCGTATGTTGATCTGATTTCCCTTGGAATCATGGAGACTTTATTTCATCTTAGTTAATGCATCTTATGACTTACAACACCTTGTTATCTTGCAGGTGGCGGCGCAACTTCATGCAGACATTCATGTACTGGAACGTAAGTTATCTTCTGCACATCTGATCTTTATATATGTTCTTACTGCTTCCATGCATTCACTACATAGGTGGGGAATAACATGGGGCACAATTTGATGTGTTTTGCGGCATGTTTCAAGCCATTGCTGAGTGTACACCTAACAACCATCAATCTTCAGCTAGCGGCACTTCCTTTAGCAGCTGCAACTTTGTTATGCGGATAGTTGCTTTTCCAATGCATCTTCACTTACTCGTCGTTTTTCCTGGCTTGCTCGTCTGTTATTATTCAGGTGCTGATGATGATGTACCGCACGCCTGTGACATCCAGCTACCACCAGAGCGCGTGGGCGAAGATCGGGCGGACCGTGAACCTGTACATCAACCGCTTCCGTGGCATATTGTAGCACATCTGTGAAGCTGTGAAGTCTTACTCAGTTTAGAGTAGCATATTGTAGcacatctgtgttgtaaagattgtaatagatttATTTATTCGTATATTTGATCAATTTTATGTGTTCTTAGTTATATTTGAAATTCATTCTTGGATTGAAAATGGTCAAAGACAATATATTAGTATTAATTTTAGGTTGATTCTAAGTTTGTGCCCTCACCTGTATTGGATCAGATATATTTGTGCCTTCATAATGCTACAGATCAAAATGTAAAAATCTCGAGGCCCAAAATTTGCCAAACCtttgagatcagcatgacatgttggactagtacaaaaataaaatggccaaaaaaatcaatagaaagtaaaaggccataaaccaaaattcgaaaaaaataaaattaaaagtggctataaataggctaaggcccaaaaagaagcccaataaaaaAGCCTAAAATAATAAAATCAGCccgtgtgatcaattgaaatgggttgggctgatttcaaccatgacattttgatttcgtcgtaattttgccacgtaggactgccacgtaggactgggtttgattgccaatgaCGATTTAGGatctcgtaaaggttacgacaatccaggaatcgtcgtaaaagttacgacgattttgatcaaaacgtcgctgctgttcatttctgacgctccgttttcgacgcttggtttttcgtcgtgagatcgtcgtaaattaaaaaccgtgacgatgtagcgaagaaaaaatagcgtcgtgtattagcatattccttgtagtgtctgTTCCGCCCCCCTACtggggggggatcgatcacggagggcctcttcatcaacgttGCTGCCcttatgatgatgtgtgagtagctcaccacagaactacaggtccatagtcagtacctagatggtaatctctctctctctctttgatcttaaatacaatgatcatcgcatcttcgctttgatccatatgatgtagttacttttttgcggtgtgtttgttgggatccgatgaattgtgggtttatcttcagattattcatgataaatatttgagtcacctctgaatacttatatgattcttatgtgcatgattatgatagctttgtaattctttctcatctattgaaatagtttgcccaactagatcgatatttcttcaatgagagaggtgcattgtggtaggttcaatctagcgaatttctatatcccagtgatagaaggggacaagatgtgtctttgtgttgctgctactaaggaaaaAATaagggggtttattcatattgtttgagtttaatttgtctacatcatgtcattgtactccatgcattactccgttttacttaatactctatatgcatgctagataacggtcgatgagtggagtgatagtaataggtgcaggaaggagtagacctatttgtttatggacgtgacgcttatatacacatgatcattgtcgtgaatatcgcataactatccacttttataccaatttcccaacagtaatttgtttacccagcgtatgctattttcatgagggatgccattagggaaaatatgcccccggtctattcacaacaCAATGATAAAACATTCattaccttgttgttatttacttgtttttattttatcttgatatCTACAATTTTCTACACACCTCACTAGCTTGCAAatgacaagacaagaggattgacaaccctcttgcccgcgttggatgAAAGTTGTTTGTTATTCTGTGTGCAACCGCCAAAGACGGTTGTggctgatattcctattggttctataaaccttggtttcataactgagggaaatacttacccactttgtgctacgataacccgttgcacttcacagaaaacccaacgcagatcatgtGTAtcatagcccaatcctttttatagcaaaggacgggTCTGAAATTTCTCTTATCTATAGGAAgcactctcgaggacacatgagaatttctttctagtcatattcatcatattaggttgattcacgttcgctactttgatgatttgatatgtgggtggactggtgctaaggtgttgttcttacttcaataaacaacctacttatgattacatactcttgcaagcatccgcaactacaaaagaagaattaagaatattctaaccatatcatgaaacccgtggatccaaatcagccccttatgaagcaaggcATAAacaggggtttaagcttc encodes:
- the LOC123396698 gene encoding uncharacterized protein LOC123396698, which gives rise to MAANTGAGIGGSKIRNAKLVLLGDVGKSNLVLRFVKGQLVEFQATSLALPFPSFTCPRLCCQLAITCLFVCADFVLLTLAVNDETVKFKIWDTSGQERYHSLAPMYYRGAAAAIVVYYITNLVGYHTCLSPPASDAVAVEGKPMVLVAEKLGFVLVVRSGTNVGRDVFEASDGHLHIVGRVGAGIGNGYLIFIVSHNSQPEVVTFDLIPDRDLVVEPMSTTSSTQPSRPYIRSSPSASSENIRARNSGSSSRSAAPPPAAPQAGAANPLRFDARTIHFSVNAWVLLVVGLGMLPILPKHLADRACKLSLLGTILSSGYSLYSTYGKPRELNMLAIQSWLQSVLGAKDFIHLMFSLLLVTSQLHLKIAALPMFCWALYHVARFLRRNFSRSSFYRGYLEEPCLWVETNNTTLSLLSSSAELALGFLLIISLFSWRRNFMQTFMYWNVLMMMYRTPVTSSYHQSAWAKIGRTVNLYINRFRGIL